In a single window of the Saccharothrix australiensis genome:
- the rplS gene encoding 50S ribosomal protein L19 — MNTLDALDAQSLRSDIPSFRPGDTLKVHVRVIEGSRERVQVFQGVVIRRQGGGIRETFTVRKVSFGVGVERTFPVHSPNIAEIEVASRGDVRRAKLYYLRDLRGKAAKIKEKREAKPAS, encoded by the coding sequence ATGAACACCCTGGACGCTCTTGACGCCCAGTCGCTGCGCTCCGACATCCCGAGCTTCCGGCCGGGCGACACGCTGAAGGTCCACGTCCGCGTCATCGAGGGCTCCCGTGAGCGGGTCCAGGTGTTCCAGGGCGTCGTGATCCGCCGCCAGGGCGGCGGCATCCGCGAGACCTTCACCGTGCGCAAGGTCTCGTTCGGCGTCGGCGTCGAGCGCACCTTCCCGGTGCACTCCCCGAACATCGCCGAGATCGAGGTCGCCTCCCGCGGCGACGTGCGTCGCGCCAAGCTGTACTACCTGCGCGACCTGCGCGGCAAGGCCGCCAAGATCAAGGAGAAGCGGGAAGCCAAGCCGGCCTCCTGA
- the trmD gene encoding tRNA (guanosine(37)-N1)-methyltransferase TrmD: protein MRIDVVTIFPEYLDPLRAALLGKAIDKGLISVGVHDLRDWTHDVHKAVDDSPYGGGPGMVMKPQVWGDALDAVCAGGTPRLVVPTPAGRPFTQALAHEYAAEPHLVFACGRYEGIDQRVVDDASRRMRVDEVSIGDYVLVGGEVAVLVMVEAVVRLLPGVLGNPASAAQDSFSDGLLEGPSYTRPEVWRGLAVPDVLRSGNHRAIDRWRRDQALRRTWERRPELIDALPEGALDKHDRKLLDELR from the coding sequence ATGCGGATTGACGTCGTCACCATCTTCCCGGAGTACCTGGACCCGCTGCGCGCCGCGCTGCTCGGCAAGGCCATCGACAAGGGCCTGATCAGCGTGGGCGTGCACGACCTGCGCGACTGGACGCACGACGTGCACAAGGCCGTGGACGACAGCCCCTACGGCGGCGGTCCCGGCATGGTGATGAAGCCGCAGGTGTGGGGCGACGCGCTGGACGCCGTGTGCGCGGGCGGGACGCCGCGGCTGGTCGTGCCCACCCCGGCCGGGCGGCCCTTCACGCAGGCGCTGGCGCACGAGTACGCCGCCGAGCCGCACCTGGTGTTCGCGTGCGGCCGGTACGAGGGCATCGACCAGCGCGTGGTGGACGACGCGTCCCGCCGGATGCGCGTGGACGAGGTGTCCATCGGCGACTACGTGCTGGTCGGCGGCGAGGTCGCCGTGCTGGTGATGGTGGAGGCCGTGGTCCGGCTGCTGCCCGGCGTGCTGGGCAACCCGGCGTCGGCCGCGCAGGACTCCTTCTCCGACGGGCTGCTCGAAGGCCCCTCGTACACCCGGCCCGAGGTGTGGCGCGGCCTGGCCGTGCCCGACGTGCTGCGGTCGGGCAACCACCGGGCGATCGACCGCTGGCGGCGCGACCAGGCGCTGCGCCGCACGTGGGAGCGCCGTCCCGAGCTGATCGACGCCCTGCCCGAGGGCGCGCTGGACAAGCACGACCGGAAGCTGCTCGACGAGCTGCGGTAA
- the rimM gene encoding ribosome maturation factor RimM (Essential for efficient processing of 16S rRNA), whose amino-acid sequence MDVVVGRVAKAHGISGELAVDVRTDSPELRFAHGSALVAKLRDGTSRTLTVAAARNHSGRLLVRFEEVLTRDVAETLRGTLLFAGTDDLPPTGDPDEFYDHELEGLRAELLDGTVVGSVLEVVHGPGGELLVIRPERGGELLVPFVRQIVPTVDVAGGRVVLDPPEGLLDAD is encoded by the coding sequence ATGGACGTCGTCGTCGGCCGCGTGGCCAAGGCGCACGGGATCAGCGGCGAACTCGCCGTCGACGTGCGGACGGACTCGCCGGAGCTGCGCTTCGCGCACGGCTCGGCGCTGGTCGCGAAACTGCGTGACGGCACGTCCCGCACCCTCACCGTCGCAGCCGCCCGGAACCACTCCGGGCGGCTGCTGGTGCGTTTCGAGGAGGTCCTCACCAGGGACGTCGCCGAGACGCTCCGCGGCACGCTGCTGTTCGCGGGCACCGACGACCTGCCGCCGACCGGCGACCCGGACGAGTTCTACGACCACGAGCTGGAGGGCCTGCGGGCCGAGCTGCTCGACGGCACGGTGGTCGGGTCCGTCCTGGAGGTCGTGCACGGCCCCGGCGGCGAACTGCTGGTGATCCGCCCCGAGCGCGGTGGCGAGCTGCTCGTGCCGTTCGTGCGGCAGATCGTGCCCACCGTCGACGTGGCGGGCGGGCGCGTGGTGCTCGACCCGCCCGAAGGTCTGCTCGATGCGGATTGA
- a CDS encoding RNA-binding protein, whose translation MSLLADALEHLVRGIVDHPDDVRVNLVTTRRGRTLEVHVHPDDLGKVIGRSGRTATALRTVMAGIGGRGVRVDVVDTDR comes from the coding sequence GTGAGCTTGTTGGCTGACGCCCTCGAACACCTCGTTCGGGGCATCGTCGACCACCCGGACGACGTCCGGGTGAACCTGGTCACGACCCGCCGCGGTCGCACGCTCGAGGTGCACGTCCACCCGGACGACCTCGGCAAGGTCATCGGCCGCAGCGGTCGCACCGCGACCGCCCTGCGCACCGTGATGGCCGGCATCGGCGGTCGTGGCGTGCGGGTCGACGTGGTCGACACCGACCGCTGA
- the rpsP gene encoding 30S ribosomal protein S16: MAVKIKLQRLGKIRQPYYRIVVADARTRRNGKAIETIGKYHPKEEPSFIAVDSERAQYWLGVGAQPTESVQRILEITGDWQKFKGLPGAEGTLKVKEPKPSKADLFAAALAAAGDAPTTEATTPKKKSAKKSEEAEAPKDEA; encoded by the coding sequence GTGGCCGTCAAGATCAAGCTTCAGCGGCTTGGCAAGATCCGTCAGCCGTACTACCGCATCGTCGTCGCCGACGCGCGCACCCGTCGCAACGGCAAGGCCATCGAGACGATCGGCAAGTACCACCCGAAGGAAGAGCCGTCGTTCATCGCGGTCGACTCCGAGCGGGCGCAGTACTGGCTGGGCGTCGGCGCGCAGCCGACCGAGTCCGTCCAGCGCATCCTGGAGATCACCGGCGACTGGCAGAAGTTCAAGGGCCTGCCCGGCGCCGAGGGCACCCTGAAGGTCAAGGAGCCCAAGCCGAGCAAGGCCGACCTGTTCGCCGCCGCGCTCGCCGCCGCGGGCGACGCGCCGACCACCGAGGCCACCACGCCGAAGAAGAAGTCGGCGAAGAAGTCCGAAGAGGCCGAGGCCCCCAAGGACGAGGCGTGA
- a CDS encoding LamB/YcsF family protein translates to MDLNSDLGEGFGIWRLGDDEALLDVVTSANVACGFHAGDPSTMRRVCALAAGRGVAVGAQVSYRDLAGFGRRFIDVDPAELADEVLYQIGALDACARAAGTRVSYVKPHGALYNATVHHDAQAGAVVDGVRAFGDLPVLGLPGSRLLHHASRAGLRAVREAFADRAYTPEGTLVPRGRPGAVLTETDAVLAQVLRLARSGELVTVTGETIAAEVDSICLHGDTPGAVAHARSVRAALTDAGVRVGRFVVE, encoded by the coding sequence ATGGACCTCAACAGCGACCTCGGCGAGGGGTTCGGCATCTGGCGGCTCGGTGACGACGAAGCCCTGCTCGACGTCGTGACCAGCGCGAACGTGGCGTGCGGCTTCCACGCCGGCGATCCGTCGACCATGCGGCGGGTGTGCGCGCTGGCCGCCGGGCGCGGTGTCGCGGTCGGCGCGCAGGTGTCCTACCGCGACCTGGCGGGCTTCGGTCGGCGGTTCATCGACGTCGACCCGGCCGAACTGGCCGACGAGGTGCTGTACCAGATCGGCGCGTTGGACGCGTGTGCCCGTGCGGCGGGCACACGGGTGTCCTACGTCAAGCCGCACGGCGCGCTTTACAACGCCACCGTGCACCACGACGCGCAGGCGGGGGCCGTGGTGGACGGCGTGCGGGCGTTCGGCGACCTGCCCGTGCTGGGGCTGCCCGGCTCGCGCCTGCTGCACCACGCGTCCCGCGCCGGCCTGCGGGCGGTTCGCGAGGCGTTCGCCGATCGCGCGTACACGCCGGAGGGGACGTTGGTGCCGCGCGGGCGACCAGGCGCGGTGCTGACCGAGACCGACGCGGTGCTCGCCCAGGTGTTGCGGCTTGCCCGATCGGGCGAACTCGTGACCGTGACGGGTGAGACCATCGCGGCGGAAGTCGACTCCATCTGCCTGCACGGGGACACTCCGGGTGCCGTAGCGCACGCCCGGTCGGTGCGTGCGGCGCTCACCGACGCCGGTGTGCGGGTGGGCCGATTCGTGGTGGAGTAG
- a CDS encoding CPBP family intramembrane glutamic endopeptidase, whose protein sequence is MKPPDEPPPGLIAGVRAVGREPSPENAGQRWGFGAFLLVEAVFVLTAVFITAVARTSGTDIGTSVAFVLVGSMVPTVLAAAVAVVITRVRGNGPLVDLRLSWNWADVKIGLKLGLLGLGLTYLAALVWSRVVGDQNATSAIGELVDGAALPLAAAIAMFLYVCFVGPICEELIYRGLLWGAIERQGWSQWAAFVLTTLIFAASHLEPLRTSLLIVIALPIGIARLITRRLTASVVAHVVNNFLPGLTLLLVSIGVMPT, encoded by the coding sequence GTGAAGCCACCGGATGAACCCCCACCCGGGCTGATCGCCGGCGTGCGCGCGGTCGGTCGTGAACCGTCACCCGAGAACGCGGGCCAGCGCTGGGGTTTCGGCGCGTTCCTGCTGGTGGAAGCGGTGTTCGTGCTGACCGCGGTGTTCATCACGGCGGTGGCGCGCACGTCCGGCACGGACATCGGCACGTCGGTCGCGTTCGTCCTCGTCGGCTCGATGGTGCCCACCGTCCTGGCCGCCGCGGTCGCCGTCGTGATCACGCGCGTGCGCGGCAACGGCCCGCTGGTCGACCTCCGGCTGAGCTGGAACTGGGCGGACGTGAAGATCGGCCTCAAGCTGGGCCTGCTCGGCCTCGGGCTGACCTACCTGGCGGCGCTGGTCTGGTCCAGGGTCGTCGGCGACCAGAACGCCACGTCGGCGATCGGCGAGCTGGTGGACGGCGCGGCGCTGCCGCTGGCCGCCGCGATCGCGATGTTCCTCTACGTGTGCTTCGTGGGCCCGATCTGCGAGGAGCTGATCTACCGCGGCCTGCTGTGGGGGGCGATCGAGCGCCAGGGCTGGAGCCAGTGGGCCGCGTTCGTGCTGACCACGCTGATCTTCGCGGCCAGTCACCTGGAGCCGCTGCGCACGTCGCTGTTGATCGTGATCGCCCTGCCGATCGGCATCGCGCGCCTGATCACCCGGCGGCTCACCGCGAGCGTCGTGGCGCACGTGGTGAACAACTTCCTGCCCGGTCTCACGCTCCTGCTCGTCTCGATCGGGGTGATGCCCACGTGA
- a CDS encoding CPBP family intramembrane glutamic endopeptidase, whose product MEEQRVTDRAHWGFLAFFAGLAGYHLFTLVFTAVTADRFAEVDITDPPVLGPLLLLFFLPNALLGLGPVVVSRLRGQGPERDFGIVPRVHDLKVGLLCGGLSLLAAWVLGVLLLHVEQDTGRPLGTVEALSGGRSVWLALAALFVLLGAPLAEELLTRGALWNALEHYKVPRIAILALTALIFAFLHEESWRTVSLFVQGLAIGAARMVTGRVSASVVAHAANNLLPAVYLYLGAS is encoded by the coding sequence GTGGAGGAGCAGCGGGTCACCGATCGGGCGCACTGGGGTTTCCTCGCCTTCTTCGCCGGGTTGGCCGGCTACCACCTGTTCACGCTGGTCTTCACCGCGGTCACGGCCGACCGGTTCGCCGAGGTCGACATCACCGACCCTCCGGTGCTCGGCCCGTTGCTGCTGCTGTTCTTCCTGCCGAACGCCCTGCTGGGGCTCGGTCCCGTCGTCGTCTCGCGGCTGCGCGGCCAGGGCCCGGAGCGGGACTTCGGGATCGTGCCGCGCGTGCACGACCTGAAGGTCGGGCTGCTGTGCGGTGGGCTGTCGCTGCTGGCCGCGTGGGTGCTGGGCGTGCTGCTGTTGCACGTCGAACAGGACACCGGCAGGCCGTTGGGGACGGTCGAGGCGCTGTCCGGCGGTCGGTCGGTGTGGTTGGCGCTCGCGGCGCTGTTCGTCCTCCTCGGCGCGCCGCTGGCCGAGGAGCTGCTGACGCGCGGTGCCCTGTGGAACGCGTTGGAGCACTACAAGGTGCCGAGGATCGCGATCCTGGCCCTTACGGCGCTGATCTTCGCGTTCCTGCACGAGGAGTCGTGGCGGACGGTCAGCCTGTTCGTCCAGGGCCTCGCCATCGGCGCCGCCCGGATGGTCACGGGACGGGTCTCGGCGAGCGTCGTCGCGCACGCGGCCAACAACCTGCTCCCCGCCGTCTACCTGTACCTGGGCGCTTCCTGA
- a CDS encoding amidohydrolase family protein, translating into MTGLHLRGVVLPDGGEPRDLWVVNGRIRTQAVPGARTVVDGGYLVPGLVDAHCHVGLGPQGVVDLPEAVEQALLDRSAGALLLRDCGSPLDTRPLQERLDLPRIIRAGRHIARPKRYIRYLGVEIEDEQELPSAVAEQVAAGDGWVKLVGDWIDRDTGDLAPLWSDDVLARAIEVAHRGGARVTAHVFGEDALPGLLAAGIDCVEHGTGLTDDTIATMAAAGTALVPTLINIENFPDIAAAGAEKFPAYAAHMRHLHARNKATIAAAVEAGVPVFAGTDAGGGIRHGRIVDEIQALHEVGMSRHDALAAASWAARAWLGFPSLVEGAAADVVVYDEDPREDLGALRHPSLVMLRGRIH; encoded by the coding sequence GTGACCGGCCTGCACCTGCGCGGTGTCGTCCTGCCCGACGGCGGCGAACCGCGTGACCTGTGGGTGGTCAACGGGCGCATCCGCACGCAGGCCGTGCCGGGCGCGCGCACGGTCGTGGACGGCGGGTACCTGGTGCCCGGCCTGGTCGACGCGCACTGCCACGTCGGGCTGGGCCCGCAGGGCGTGGTCGACCTGCCGGAAGCGGTCGAGCAGGCGCTGCTCGACCGGTCCGCGGGCGCGCTGCTGCTGCGCGACTGCGGCTCGCCGCTGGACACCCGTCCCCTCCAGGAGCGGCTGGACCTGCCCCGCATCATCCGCGCGGGCAGGCACATCGCCCGGCCCAAGCGGTACATCAGGTACCTGGGCGTCGAGATCGAGGACGAGCAGGAGCTGCCGTCCGCCGTCGCCGAGCAGGTGGCCGCCGGCGACGGCTGGGTCAAGCTGGTCGGCGACTGGATCGACCGGGACACCGGCGACCTGGCCCCGCTGTGGTCGGACGACGTGCTGGCGCGGGCGATCGAGGTCGCGCACCGGGGCGGCGCGCGGGTCACCGCGCACGTGTTCGGCGAGGACGCCCTGCCCGGCCTGCTCGCGGCGGGCATCGACTGCGTCGAGCACGGCACCGGCCTGACCGACGACACCATCGCCACGATGGCCGCGGCGGGCACCGCCCTCGTGCCGACGCTGATCAACATCGAGAACTTCCCGGACATCGCGGCGGCCGGCGCGGAGAAGTTCCCGGCGTACGCCGCCCACATGCGCCACCTGCACGCGCGCAACAAGGCGACCATCGCGGCGGCGGTCGAGGCCGGTGTGCCGGTGTTCGCGGGCACGGACGCGGGCGGCGGCATCCGGCACGGCCGCATCGTCGACGAGATCCAGGCGCTGCACGAAGTCGGCATGTCCCGGCACGACGCGCTCGCGGCGGCCTCCTGGGCGGCGCGGGCGTGGCTGGGCTTCCCGTCGCTGGTGGAGGGCGCGGCGGCGGACGTCGTGGTGTACGACGAGGACCCGCGCGAGGACCTGGGCGCGCTGCGGCACCCGTCGCTGGTGATGCTGCGCGGCCGGATCCACTGA
- the ffh gene encoding signal recognition particle protein encodes MFNTLSDRLTSVLQNLRGKGRLSEADIDATAREIRVALLEADVALPVVRAFIAKVKERAKGAEVSQALNPAQQVVKIVNEELIGILGGETRRLNLAKNPPTVIMLAGLQGAGKTTLAGKLAKWLRGQGHTPMLVACDLQRPNAVTQLQVVGERAGVPVFAPEPGNGVGDPVDVARRGIDEAKRAQHDVVVVDTAGRLGVDEEMMRQAIDIRAAVQPDEVLFVVDAMIGQDAVNTATAFRDGVGFTGVVLTKLDGDARGGAALSVREVTGQPILFASNGEKLEDFDVFHPDRMASRILGMGDMLTLIEQAEQAFDADQAEAAAVKMGSGRLTLEDFLEQMLTLRKMGPIANLLGMLPGAGQMKDQLANLDEKHLDRVQAIIRGMTPAEREDPKIINASRRLRIANGSGVRVSDVNDLVNRFFEARKMMSQMAGRFGLPGAGKSSRKGKGKKGKKGKSGRGPTPPKIRGGFPGMVPGGLPPGLTGGGAPELPPGLGGFDQLPPGFDPSKLKFPK; translated from the coding sequence GTGTTCAACACCCTTTCCGACCGGCTCACCTCGGTCCTGCAGAACCTGCGGGGCAAGGGGCGGCTGTCCGAGGCCGACATCGACGCCACCGCGCGCGAGATCCGGGTGGCGTTGCTGGAGGCCGACGTCGCCCTGCCGGTGGTGCGTGCCTTCATCGCGAAGGTCAAGGAGCGGGCCAAGGGCGCCGAGGTCTCCCAGGCGCTGAACCCGGCCCAGCAGGTCGTCAAGATCGTCAACGAGGAGCTGATCGGCATCCTCGGCGGCGAGACGCGCCGGCTGAACCTCGCCAAGAACCCGCCGACCGTGATCATGCTCGCCGGTCTCCAGGGCGCGGGCAAGACGACGCTCGCGGGCAAGCTCGCGAAGTGGCTGCGCGGCCAGGGCCACACGCCGATGCTCGTCGCGTGCGACCTCCAGCGCCCGAACGCCGTCACGCAGCTCCAGGTCGTCGGCGAGCGGGCCGGTGTGCCGGTGTTCGCGCCCGAGCCGGGCAACGGCGTCGGCGACCCGGTGGACGTCGCCCGCCGGGGCATCGACGAGGCCAAGCGGGCGCAGCACGACGTCGTCGTGGTCGACACGGCCGGCCGGCTGGGCGTCGACGAGGAGATGATGCGCCAGGCGATCGACATCCGCGCCGCCGTGCAGCCCGACGAGGTGCTGTTCGTGGTCGACGCGATGATCGGCCAGGACGCCGTGAACACGGCGACCGCGTTCCGGGACGGCGTCGGGTTCACCGGCGTGGTGCTGACCAAGCTCGACGGCGACGCCCGCGGTGGCGCCGCGCTGAGCGTCCGCGAGGTCACCGGCCAGCCGATCCTGTTCGCGTCCAACGGCGAGAAGCTGGAGGACTTCGACGTCTTCCACCCGGACCGGATGGCGTCGCGCATCCTCGGCATGGGCGACATGCTCACCCTGATCGAGCAGGCCGAGCAGGCGTTCGACGCGGACCAGGCCGAGGCCGCCGCGGTGAAGATGGGTTCCGGCCGGCTCACGCTGGAGGACTTCCTGGAGCAGATGCTCACGCTGCGCAAGATGGGCCCGATCGCGAACCTGCTCGGGATGCTGCCCGGCGCGGGCCAGATGAAGGACCAGCTCGCGAACCTGGACGAGAAGCACCTCGACCGCGTGCAGGCGATCATCCGCGGCATGACCCCCGCCGAGCGGGAGGACCCGAAGATCATCAACGCGTCGCGCCGGCTGCGCATCGCCAACGGCTCGGGCGTGCGGGTCAGCGACGTGAACGACCTGGTCAACCGCTTCTTCGAAGCCCGCAAGATGATGTCGCAGATGGCCGGCCGGTTCGGCCTGCCCGGAGCGGGCAAGTCGTCGCGCAAGGGCAAGGGGAAGAAGGGCAAGAAGGGCAAGAGCGGGCGCGGGCCCACGCCGCCGAAGATCCGCGGCGGCTTCCCCGGCATGGTGCCGGGCGGGCTGCCGCCCGGCCTGACCGGTGGCGGCGCGCCCGAGCTGCCGCCGGGGCTGGGCGGGTTCGACCAGCTGCCGCCGGGCTTCGACCCGTCGAAGTTGAAGTTCCCGAAGTGA
- a CDS encoding AAA family ATPase yields MDAMTAVAVAPRALVVLAGLPGAGKTTLLAGVDTGGAPAVVLDSDQVRAYLRAVLPLALPYRCYRPLVHLVHRLRILWFAVTAAGLLLVHEPSTRPTTRAGLVVVGVVSNRSRHFLWLDASPEEALSGQVRRGRLIRRGSFARHVRRAERLRRRFAEGRAPRGWHALTVLTRADRLRLSVSPSGYPGG; encoded by the coding sequence ATGGATGCGATGACCGCCGTCGCCGTAGCGCCTCGTGCTCTGGTCGTGCTGGCCGGTCTACCGGGAGCGGGTAAGACGACGCTGCTCGCCGGGGTGGACACCGGCGGCGCGCCTGCCGTCGTGTTGGACTCCGACCAGGTGCGCGCGTACCTCCGAGCGGTGCTCCCGCTCGCGTTGCCGTACCGCTGCTACCGGCCCCTCGTCCACCTCGTGCACCGGCTCCGCATCCTCTGGTTCGCCGTCACGGCGGCGGGCCTGCTGCTGGTCCACGAGCCGTCCACCCGCCCGACCACGCGGGCCGGCCTGGTCGTCGTCGGGGTGGTCAGCAACCGGTCCCGGCACTTCCTCTGGCTGGACGCCAGCCCCGAGGAGGCGCTGTCCGGGCAGGTGCGGCGGGGCAGGCTGATCCGGCGCGGCTCGTTCGCCCGGCACGTCCGGCGGGCCGAGCGGCTGCGCAGGCGGTTCGCCGAAGGGCGGGCGCCGCGCGGCTGGCACGCGCTGACCGTGCTCACCCGCGCCGACCGCCTGCGCCTGTCGGTGAGCCCGAGCGGCTACCCTGGCGGGTAG
- a CDS encoding [protein-PII] uridylyltransferase, with amino-acid sequence MGTADDLVRARDRLLGPDRRLTGEALRLALSDLHEFWLAAHAARAGVGGPGGGLALVAVGGLARRELVPCSDLDLVLVHDGRRGVDEVAARLWYPLWDAGVGLDHSVRTVGEALRVAADDLRTALGLLDLRHLAGDPEVGARLAATARQAWRAGARTRLDELVESARLRWARGGEVAHRAEPDLQHGRGGLRDAALLDALAAAQLVDRASAEVARARRTLLDVRTELRRVARRPRDVLRAQDGDEVASALGLADRFELARAVSSAARTIGYAVDVALRAARAAVPKRGLGVFGRRVPARRPLDEGVVLHGSEVALARDAEPGRDPALLLRVAAAAARGGHPIAAGTLSRLAGSAPELRRPWPPGARDGLLALLGSGGGLVDVVEALDRTGLWGRLFPEWGAVRDLPPRDAAHTWTVDRHLVETTAHAARLVTRVSRPDLLLLGALLHDIGKGRRQDHSEVGAALAAQVAERVGLWPEDVRALTGLVRHHLLLPHTATRRDVADEATVRRVVDALGGDPVLLELLHALAEADALATGPSAWTGWKASLVGELVARCRAAMAGDPLPAPEPLDRRRRELAAAVSAAGRPDVLVDAHDHAATVTVVAPDRPGLLSRAAGVLALHSLEVHAAVLRSHGGAAVDVFTVSPRFGALPDARLLRERLCRAIDGALPLADLLAARERDYGGPPVDPPPPNVLWFDDESTGAAVLELRAADRIGLLHRVADALERSGVDVVWARVSTVGSTVVDSFAITGATALDGRARAAVERAVLAAAR; translated from the coding sequence GTGGGAACGGCCGACGACCTGGTGCGGGCGCGGGACCGGCTGCTCGGGCCGGACCGCCGGCTGACGGGGGAGGCGCTGCGCCTGGCGCTGTCGGACCTGCACGAGTTCTGGCTGGCCGCGCACGCCGCGCGGGCCGGTGTCGGCGGGCCGGGCGGCGGGCTGGCGCTGGTCGCCGTCGGCGGGCTGGCCAGGCGCGAACTCGTGCCGTGCTCGGACCTCGACCTGGTCTTGGTGCACGACGGGCGCCGGGGTGTGGACGAGGTGGCCGCGCGGCTCTGGTACCCGCTGTGGGACGCCGGCGTCGGCCTCGACCACTCGGTGCGCACCGTCGGCGAGGCGCTGCGCGTCGCGGCGGACGACCTGCGGACGGCGTTGGGGCTGCTGGACCTCCGGCACCTCGCGGGCGACCCGGAGGTCGGCGCGCGGCTCGCGGCGACCGCGCGGCAGGCGTGGCGTGCCGGTGCGCGGACGAGGCTGGACGAGCTGGTCGAGTCGGCGCGGCTGCGGTGGGCGCGCGGCGGTGAGGTCGCGCACCGCGCGGAGCCCGACCTCCAGCACGGCCGGGGCGGGCTGCGCGACGCGGCCCTGTTGGACGCGTTGGCGGCGGCGCAGCTGGTCGACCGGGCGTCGGCCGAGGTGGCGCGGGCGCGGCGGACGCTGCTGGACGTGCGCACCGAACTCCGCCGGGTGGCCCGCCGACCGCGCGACGTGCTGCGCGCGCAGGACGGCGACGAGGTCGCGTCCGCCCTGGGGCTGGCCGACCGGTTCGAGCTGGCCCGCGCGGTGTCGTCGGCGGCCCGCACCATCGGCTACGCGGTGGACGTCGCACTGCGAGCGGCGCGCGCCGCGGTGCCGAAGCGCGGCCTGGGCGTGTTCGGGCGCAGGGTCCCCGCGCGGCGTCCGTTGGACGAAGGCGTCGTGCTGCACGGGTCGGAGGTCGCGTTGGCGCGGGACGCCGAGCCCGGCCGGGACCCCGCGCTGCTGCTGCGCGTCGCGGCGGCGGCGGCGCGCGGCGGTCACCCGATCGCGGCGGGCACGCTGTCCCGGCTCGCGGGGTCCGCGCCCGAGCTCCGCCGACCGTGGCCGCCCGGCGCGCGGGACGGGCTGCTGGCGCTGCTGGGCAGCGGCGGCGGGCTGGTCGACGTGGTCGAGGCGCTGGACCGGACCGGGCTGTGGGGCCGGCTGTTCCCGGAGTGGGGCGCGGTGCGCGACCTCCCGCCGCGCGACGCCGCGCACACGTGGACCGTCGACCGGCACCTGGTGGAGACCACCGCGCACGCGGCGCGCCTGGTGACGCGGGTGTCCCGGCCGGACCTGCTGCTGCTGGGCGCGCTGCTGCACGACATCGGCAAGGGCCGGCGGCAGGACCACTCGGAGGTCGGCGCGGCCCTGGCGGCGCAGGTCGCCGAGCGGGTGGGGCTGTGGCCGGAGGACGTGCGCGCGCTGACCGGGCTGGTGCGCCACCACCTGCTGCTGCCGCACACCGCCACCCGGCGGGACGTGGCGGACGAGGCGACCGTGCGGCGCGTGGTCGACGCGCTCGGCGGCGACCCGGTGCTGCTGGAGCTGCTGCACGCGTTGGCCGAGGCGGACGCGCTCGCGACCGGGCCGAGCGCGTGGACGGGGTGGAAGGCGTCGCTGGTCGGCGAGCTGGTGGCGCGGTGCCGGGCGGCGATGGCGGGCGACCCGCTGCCCGCGCCGGAACCGCTGGACCGGCGGCGGCGCGAGCTGGCGGCGGCGGTGTCGGCCGCGGGACGGCCGGACGTGCTGGTCGACGCCCACGACCACGCGGCGACGGTGACGGTCGTGGCCCCGGACCGGCCGGGGCTGCTGTCGCGGGCGGCGGGCGTGCTGGCGTTGCACTCGCTGGAGGTGCACGCGGCCGTGCTGCGGTCCCACGGCGGTGCGGCGGTGGACGTGTTCACGGTGTCGCCCCGGTTCGGTGCGCTGCCCGACGCGCGCCTGCTGCGGGAACGGCTGTGCCGGGCGATCGACGGGGCGCTGCCGCTGGCGGACCTGCTCGCGGCCAGGGAACGGGACTACGGCGGCCCGCCGGTCGACCCGCCACCGCCGAACGTGCTGTGGTTCGACGACGAGTCGACCGGTGCGGCGGTCCTGGAGCTGCGGGCGGCGGACCGGATCGGGCTGCTGCACCGCGTGGCGGACGCGTTGGAGCGGTCCGGGGTGGACGTCGTGTGGGCGCGGGTGTCCACAGTGGGCTCCACGGTGGTGGACTCGTTCGCGATCACCGGCGCCACCGCGCTCGACGGGCGGGCGCGGGCGGCGGTCGAGCGGGCGGTGCTGGCCGCCGCCCGGTGA
- a CDS encoding P-II family nitrogen regulator — MKLVTAIIKPFTLDDVKTSLERLGVLGMTVSEVQGYGRQKGHTEVYRGAEYAVDFVAKLRVEVLVDDAVADKVVEAVVDAARTGRIGDGKVWVTPVEAVVRVRTGERGSDAL; from the coding sequence GTGAAGCTCGTCACCGCGATCATCAAGCCGTTCACGCTGGACGACGTGAAGACGTCGCTGGAGCGGCTGGGCGTGCTGGGCATGACCGTCAGCGAGGTCCAGGGGTACGGCAGGCAGAAGGGGCACACCGAGGTCTACCGGGGCGCGGAGTACGCCGTGGACTTCGTGGCCAAGCTGCGCGTCGAGGTGCTGGTCGACGACGCGGTCGCCGACAAGGTGGTGGAGGCCGTGGTGGACGCGGCCCGCACCGGCCGGATCGGCGACGGCAAGGTCTGGGTGACCCCGGTGGAGGCCGTCGTCCGGGTGCGCACGGGGGAGCGCGGCTCGGACGCGCTGTAG